The following are encoded in a window of Kitasatospora sp. NBC_01250 genomic DNA:
- a CDS encoding methyltransferase domain-containing protein: MTHDPQLDEQAASRGLLRSVTADLGHEIPDEWAKALTAVPRHLFIPDRIWVGDDNEPLIRADDPAGWLRASCANAPVVTQVNDGAAPGEGAVWPSSSASMPSVVVRMLEDLDVREGMRVLEIGTGTGWNAGLLAYRLGDANVTSVEVDAQVAATARTALGAAGLRPEVVCADGGGGWPPRQPFDRIISTCAVNRVPTAWLAQARPGAVILTPWENPWIGWGTLRLVVGDGRAEGRFMPYGSFMLMRSHRTDLRIFRDVVRDDHLPDESTTDLDPWVVSGSDADVQFAMGSRLGDVWHARQHDPDVDGVAVRLWLATTDASSWAAVDWDGDPEATRFAVWQHGPRRLWDETEAGYRWWLDNDRPGPGRFGLTLTGNAQRLWLDAPGTVLPRFGESVA; encoded by the coding sequence GTGACGCACGATCCCCAGCTTGACGAGCAGGCCGCCTCGCGCGGCCTGCTCCGCTCGGTGACGGCCGACCTCGGGCACGAGATCCCGGACGAGTGGGCCAAGGCGCTCACCGCGGTCCCCCGTCACCTCTTCATCCCCGATCGGATCTGGGTCGGCGACGACAACGAGCCGCTCATCCGCGCGGACGACCCGGCCGGCTGGCTCCGGGCCTCCTGTGCGAACGCTCCTGTGGTCACCCAGGTGAACGACGGGGCGGCCCCGGGGGAGGGTGCGGTGTGGCCGTCCTCGTCCGCGTCCATGCCGTCGGTGGTGGTGCGGATGCTCGAAGACCTCGATGTCCGCGAGGGCATGCGGGTGCTGGAGATCGGAACGGGAACGGGGTGGAACGCCGGTCTTCTCGCGTACCGTCTCGGCGATGCCAACGTGACCTCGGTCGAGGTGGATGCCCAGGTGGCTGCCACCGCCCGTACCGCGCTCGGTGCCGCCGGCCTGCGTCCCGAGGTGGTCTGCGCCGACGGCGGTGGAGGGTGGCCTCCTCGTCAGCCCTTCGATCGGATCATCAGCACGTGCGCGGTCAACCGGGTACCGACGGCCTGGCTCGCTCAGGCGCGCCCCGGCGCGGTCATCCTCACGCCGTGGGAGAACCCGTGGATCGGCTGGGGCACGCTGCGCCTGGTGGTCGGCGACGGCCGCGCCGAGGGCCGTTTCATGCCCTACGGGTCGTTCATGCTGATGCGCTCGCACCGCACGGATCTGCGGATCTTCCGCGACGTGGTGCGTGACGACCACCTGCCGGACGAGTCGACGACCGACCTGGACCCCTGGGTCGTGTCCGGATCGGACGCCGATGTCCAGTTCGCCATGGGCTCCCGGCTCGGCGATGTGTGGCACGCCCGGCAGCACGATCCGGACGTGGACGGTGTCGCGGTGCGGCTGTGGCTGGCCACCACCGACGCCTCCTCATGGGCGGCGGTCGACTGGGACGGGGACCCGGAAGCAACGCGGTTCGCGGTGTGGCAGCACGGGCCCCGCCGGCTCTGGGACGAGACCGAAGCCGGCTACCGCTGGTGGCTCGACAACGACCGCCCCGGGCCCGGCAGGTTCGGCCTCACCCTGACCGGCAACGCTCAGCGCCTCTGGCTGGACGCCCCGGGCACTGTGCTGCCGCGCTTCGGGGAGTCGGTGGCGTGA
- a CDS encoding ATP-binding protein encodes MSPLDTAAFPVPYEWGVEPDAAAVPAARRLIVDIARFWKVPLSEDALRDVELCAGELLANAVEHTKARCLVTVRWTGLRLRVEVADSSLHLPDPSATQDMVTGGRGLLLVAGLAHSWGWAPAGAGKVVWFECAADQPVTGDQRIAVLVDAAQARTPFTSKGAHA; translated from the coding sequence ATGAGTCCGTTGGACACGGCGGCGTTCCCGGTGCCGTACGAGTGGGGTGTCGAGCCCGACGCGGCGGCTGTTCCGGCGGCCCGGCGGTTGATCGTCGACATCGCGCGCTTCTGGAAGGTCCCGCTGTCGGAGGACGCGTTGCGGGATGTGGAGCTGTGCGCGGGCGAGTTGCTGGCGAACGCGGTGGAGCACACCAAGGCCCGGTGCCTGGTGACCGTCCGCTGGACGGGCCTGCGGCTGCGGGTCGAGGTGGCGGACAGCAGCCTGCACCTGCCCGATCCGTCGGCCACACAGGACATGGTCACCGGTGGTCGGGGGCTGCTGCTGGTCGCCGGTCTGGCGCACTCGTGGGGCTGGGCCCCGGCGGGTGCAGGCAAGGTCGTGTGGTTCGAGTGCGCCGCCGACCAGCCGGTGACCGGCGACCAGCGCATTGCCGTCCTGGTGGACGCCGCGCAAGCCAGAACACCATTCACCTCGAAGGGAGCTCACGCGTGA
- a CDS encoding 2-hydroxyacid dehydrogenase yields MTTEPTAPPSEPVVLLPYPPEEIPGLPDGLEAHVFDGDACDGRPGPPPAELLARVELLVTPYLRTGTVLPLLPAMERLRVVQTQTAGVDDILPHVPSGALLCNARGVHDASTAELAVALTLAALRDIPGFVRGQDAEQWRAGFYPALADRTVLIVGYGAVGAAIEERLRPFECEVLRVARTARTGPAGPVHALAELPALLPRADVVVLAVPLSAETKGLVDGAFLAAMADGALLVNVARGPVVVTEALLAELTAGRLRAALDVTDPEPLPAGHPLWHAPGVLITPHVGGSSSAFLPRARRLIGAQLARFAKGEPLANVIPLG; encoded by the coding sequence ATGACCACTGAGCCGACCGCCCCGCCGTCCGAACCCGTCGTCCTGCTGCCGTACCCGCCCGAGGAGATCCCCGGGCTGCCGGACGGCCTGGAGGCGCACGTCTTCGACGGCGACGCCTGCGACGGCCGGCCGGGGCCGCCGCCGGCCGAACTGCTCGCGCGCGTCGAGCTGTTGGTGACCCCCTACCTGCGGACCGGAACGGTGCTGCCGCTGCTGCCGGCGATGGAACGGCTGCGGGTGGTGCAGACCCAGACCGCGGGCGTGGACGACATCCTGCCGCACGTGCCGTCCGGCGCCCTGCTGTGCAACGCCCGCGGCGTGCACGACGCCAGCACCGCCGAGCTCGCGGTGGCGCTCACGCTGGCCGCGCTGCGCGACATCCCGGGCTTCGTCCGCGGCCAGGACGCCGAGCAGTGGCGGGCCGGCTTCTACCCGGCGCTCGCCGACCGCACGGTGCTGATCGTCGGCTACGGCGCGGTCGGCGCGGCGATCGAGGAGCGGCTGCGGCCCTTCGAGTGCGAGGTGCTCCGGGTGGCCCGCACCGCGCGGACCGGACCGGCGGGACCGGTGCACGCCCTGGCCGAACTGCCCGCCCTGCTGCCGCGGGCGGACGTGGTGGTGCTCGCCGTGCCGCTCTCGGCCGAGACGAAGGGCCTGGTGGACGGCGCCTTCCTCGCGGCCATGGCGGACGGCGCGCTGCTGGTCAACGTGGCGCGCGGGCCGGTGGTGGTCACCGAGGCGCTGCTGGCCGAGCTGACGGCGGGGCGGCTGCGGGCGGCGCTAGACGTCACCGACCCCGAGCCGCTGCCGGCGGGCCACCCGCTCTGGCACGCGCCGGGCGTGCTGATCACCCCGCACGTGGGCGGCAGCTCCTCGGCCTTCCTGCCCCGCGCGCGCCGGCTGATCGGCGCCCAGCTGGCCCGCTTCGCCAAGGGCGAGCCGCTGGCGAACGTGATCCCGCTGGGCTGA
- a CDS encoding ABC transporter permease, with amino-acid sequence MIRFLIRRIVSSLVLMLILSLVVYLVFYAAPHDPARLVCGKGCDGARLAAVRHKLGTDLPLWQQYWQFLHGLVAGRRFDAGADTTTCAAPCFGWSFQSDQPVFTLITQRLPVDVSLAAGASVIWLLLGIGTGLLAALRRGRLSERVLTGVTLAGVSMPVFLVGLLLMLLFCAELQWLPFPAYVPITQDPLAWAGNLVLPWFALALTMAAAYARMSRGLLLETLAEDHIRTARAYGLTERRIVIGHALRGALTPVITMLAMDLGGLIGGAQLTESVFGFDGVSRLLVDAVNQVDLPVVVGVTLVAGFFIILANAAADVLYAVADPRVRLQ; translated from the coding sequence GTGATCCGCTTCCTGATCCGACGGATCGTCAGTTCCCTGGTCCTGATGCTGATCCTGTCCCTCGTCGTCTACCTGGTCTTCTACGCGGCCCCGCACGATCCGGCCCGGCTGGTCTGCGGCAAGGGCTGCGACGGGGCCCGGCTGGCGGCGGTGCGGCACAAGCTCGGCACCGACCTGCCGCTCTGGCAGCAGTACTGGCAGTTCCTGCACGGCCTGGTGGCGGGACGGCGGTTCGACGCCGGTGCCGACACCACCACCTGCGCCGCGCCGTGCTTCGGCTGGTCCTTCCAGAGCGACCAGCCGGTGTTCACCCTGATCACCCAGCGGCTGCCGGTGGACGTCTCGCTGGCCGCCGGGGCATCGGTCATCTGGCTGCTGCTCGGCATCGGCACCGGTCTGCTGGCCGCGCTGCGACGCGGCCGGCTCAGCGAACGGGTGCTGACCGGGGTGACGCTGGCGGGCGTGTCGATGCCGGTCTTCCTGGTCGGCCTGCTGCTGATGCTGCTCTTCTGCGCCGAGCTGCAATGGCTGCCCTTTCCGGCCTATGTGCCGATCACCCAGGACCCGTTGGCGTGGGCGGGCAACCTGGTGCTGCCCTGGTTCGCGCTGGCCCTGACCATGGCCGCCGCCTACGCCCGGATGAGCCGCGGGCTGCTGCTGGAGACGCTCGCCGAGGACCACATCCGCACCGCCCGCGCCTACGGCCTCACCGAGCGCCGGATCGTGATCGGCCACGCGCTGCGCGGCGCGCTCACCCCGGTGATCACCATGCTCGCCATGGACCTGGGCGGGCTGATCGGCGGCGCCCAGCTCACCGAGTCCGTCTTCGGGTTCGACGGTGTCTCGCGCCTCCTGGTGGACGCCGTCAACCAGGTCGACCTGCCGGTGGTGGTCGGCGTCACGCTGGTGGCCGGCTTCTTCATCATCCTCGCCAACGCCGCCGCCGACGTCCTCTACGCGGTGGCCGACCCCAGGGTACGGTTGCAGTGA
- a CDS encoding helix-turn-helix domain-containing protein: MLEERESIGKRIRRQRLRLGMPQADFAAAVGRTQGWVSKVERGLIELDRAAVINEVAAALHCHPNDLIERPFVAGKASENQWQVAAASILRELRRYDLVPVFDGTPRSSASLWQETARLHRLRDSAANVAILRVLPDLLREARALAEAATGHEREEAFGIYAVCCKFAHTAAHTLGHPELIAMACERAAWAAGRSGDAVLPAVADWMRVWDMWATADWEDALALSDKALRSIDSEYEAGKPLAVRAWGTLQLRAAVSAARAGNPEETEDRISRARSAAARLETTDASVFDRHSLTFSPGNVQIHAISVQLEMGDHAKALILHERADPAQVATLPNSRRGHYRMDLARAWLWDGNRERALVELEEAERIAPQLVRNHPIARATLRKIVYAERSSTREKLRRMSDRFHLDG, encoded by the coding sequence GTGCTTGAAGAGCGCGAATCGATCGGGAAGCGCATCCGCCGTCAACGACTCCGGCTGGGCATGCCGCAAGCTGACTTCGCGGCTGCTGTGGGTAGGACGCAGGGGTGGGTTTCGAAGGTCGAGCGAGGGTTGATCGAGCTTGATCGCGCCGCCGTCATCAACGAGGTTGCGGCGGCTCTGCACTGCCACCCGAACGACCTGATCGAACGGCCCTTTGTCGCGGGGAAGGCGTCCGAGAATCAGTGGCAGGTGGCTGCGGCATCGATTCTTCGGGAACTGCGCCGCTACGACTTGGTGCCGGTTTTCGACGGAACACCACGCTCTTCGGCGAGTCTGTGGCAGGAGACGGCTCGACTTCACCGACTCCGCGATTCGGCGGCGAACGTCGCGATTCTGCGTGTCTTGCCTGATCTCCTGCGCGAGGCCCGTGCCCTGGCTGAGGCCGCAACGGGCCACGAACGGGAAGAGGCATTCGGGATCTACGCGGTGTGCTGCAAGTTCGCCCACACGGCAGCGCATACCCTCGGCCACCCCGAGTTGATCGCCATGGCTTGCGAACGCGCGGCCTGGGCGGCCGGCCGGTCCGGGGACGCGGTGCTGCCGGCCGTGGCCGACTGGATGCGGGTCTGGGACATGTGGGCCACCGCGGACTGGGAGGACGCGCTGGCACTCTCGGACAAAGCGCTCAGGTCGATTGACTCCGAGTATGAGGCTGGTAAACCCCTCGCGGTCCGGGCCTGGGGCACTCTGCAACTCCGTGCGGCGGTGTCGGCCGCTCGCGCCGGCAACCCCGAGGAGACAGAAGACCGGATCTCCCGCGCGCGGTCAGCGGCAGCCAGGCTGGAGACCACGGATGCTTCCGTGTTCGATCGGCACTCGCTGACCTTCTCCCCCGGGAATGTTCAAATCCACGCCATCTCCGTCCAGTTGGAGATGGGGGACCACGCCAAGGCTCTGATTCTGCACGAGCGTGCAGACCCCGCGCAGGTCGCCACGCTCCCCAACTCCCGGCGTGGTCACTATCGGATGGATCTCGCCCGCGCGTGGCTGTGGGACGGCAACCGGGAGAGAGCACTTGTCGAGCTAGAAGAAGCCGAGCGCATCGCCCCCCAGCTCGTTCGGAACCACCCGATAGCACGGGCCACCCTGCGCAAGATCGTGTACGCCGAGCGAAGCAGTACCCGGGAGAAGCTGCGCCGTATGTCGGACCGCTTCCACCTGGACGGATAG
- a CDS encoding ABC transporter ATP-binding protein yields the protein MNQVAENLQPLLAVDDLTVAFGGPVTAVDGLSFTLGAGESLGLVGESGSGKSTVAAALLGLHSGTAATVAGSVRLDGVQVLGATEPQLRRLRGAVAAMVFQDPLSALDPYWPIGAQIAEVYRVHTGASRAAAERRAVEVLDRVGIADAARRSRAHPHEFSGGMRQRALIAMALSCSPKLLIADEPTTALDVTVQAQILDLLHELRVEHAMALLLVTHDLAVVAGTTERVLVLRDGRAVEQGPVAQVLGEPREPYTRELLAAVPRLDQRRPEAPALLDSRGDVLMSVRELRKEYPGTARGTLGRRSRLAALDGVDLDLHQGEALGVVGESGSGKTTLGRLLVRLLEPTAGRIEWTGREIGHASERALRPIRRDLQMVFQDPLSSLNARRTIGDAIADPLLLRRPASSRAEIRDEVGQLLERVGLDPQWSVRYPHELSGGQRQRVGIARALAPAPRLLVCDEPVSSLDVSTQAQIVRLLAELRAELGLTLVFIAHDLAVVRQVSDRIAVMRAGKVVELGPADTVYEQPRHPYTRSLLAAVPLLDPDAEHERRRVRAAGVLRSA from the coding sequence GTGAACCAGGTCGCCGAGAATCTCCAACCCCTGCTGGCGGTAGACGACTTGACGGTCGCCTTCGGCGGCCCGGTGACCGCCGTCGATGGCCTCTCCTTCACGCTGGGCGCGGGCGAGTCGCTCGGGCTGGTCGGCGAGTCGGGGTCGGGCAAGAGCACGGTGGCCGCGGCGCTGCTCGGTCTGCACTCCGGCACCGCCGCCACGGTGGCCGGCAGCGTGCGGCTGGACGGGGTGCAGGTGCTGGGTGCCACCGAGCCTCAACTGCGCCGACTGCGCGGCGCCGTGGCCGCGATGGTCTTCCAGGACCCGCTCTCCGCACTCGACCCGTACTGGCCGATCGGCGCCCAGATCGCCGAGGTGTACCGGGTGCACACCGGGGCGAGCCGGGCGGCGGCGGAGCGGCGCGCGGTCGAGGTGCTCGACCGGGTCGGCATCGCGGACGCCGCCCGCCGCTCCCGCGCCCATCCGCACGAGTTCTCCGGCGGCATGCGCCAGCGGGCGCTGATCGCCATGGCGCTCTCCTGCTCACCCAAGCTGCTGATCGCCGACGAGCCGACCACCGCATTGGACGTCACCGTCCAGGCCCAGATCCTCGACCTGCTGCACGAACTGCGGGTCGAGCACGCGATGGCGCTGCTGCTGGTCACCCACGACCTCGCGGTGGTGGCCGGTACCACCGAACGGGTGCTGGTGCTGCGCGACGGGCGGGCGGTGGAGCAGGGGCCGGTGGCCCAGGTGCTGGGCGAACCGCGGGAGCCGTACACCCGCGAGCTGCTCGCCGCCGTGCCGCGCCTGGACCAGCGGCGCCCGGAGGCGCCGGCCCTGCTCGACTCCCGTGGTGACGTGCTGATGAGCGTCCGGGAGTTGCGAAAGGAGTACCCGGGAACGGCGCGCGGAACGCTCGGGCGGCGCAGCCGCCTGGCGGCGCTGGACGGCGTCGACCTCGACCTGCACCAGGGCGAGGCGCTGGGCGTGGTGGGGGAGAGCGGCAGCGGCAAGACCACCCTCGGGCGGCTGCTGGTCAGGCTGCTGGAACCCACCGCCGGACGGATCGAGTGGACCGGTCGCGAGATCGGCCACGCCTCCGAGCGCGCGTTGCGGCCGATCCGCCGTGACCTGCAGATGGTCTTCCAGGATCCGCTCTCCTCGCTCAACGCGCGGCGCACGATCGGCGACGCGATCGCCGACCCGCTGCTGCTGCGCCGTCCCGCGAGCAGCCGCGCCGAAATCCGTGACGAGGTCGGACAGTTGCTGGAACGGGTCGGCCTGGACCCACAGTGGTCAGTGCGCTACCCGCACGAGCTCTCCGGTGGCCAGCGCCAACGCGTAGGCATAGCACGGGCATTGGCGCCAGCGCCGCGGCTGCTGGTGTGCGACGAGCCGGTCTCCTCGCTGGACGTCTCCACCCAGGCGCAGATAGTCCGGCTGCTGGCCGAGCTGCGCGCGGAACTTGGGCTGACGCTGGTCTTCATCGCCCACGACCTCGCGGTGGTCCGCCAGGTCAGCGACCGGATCGCGGTGATGCGCGCAGGCAAGGTGGTCGAACTCGGCCCCGCGGACACGGTCTATGAGCAGCCACGGCACCCGTACACCCGCTCCCTGCTGGCCGCGGTGCCGCTGCTCGATCCGGATGCCGAGCACGAGCGCCGCCGGGTGCGGGCAGCGGGGGTGCTGCGGTCGGCGTGA
- a CDS encoding NUDIX domain-containing protein, whose translation MQWKIHGERPIYENPWVNVWLVDVEQPDGRRWEHHVLKLRHLAVTAVVNSEKQVLMMWRHRFITDSWAWELPMGLIEEDETPAEAAAREALEETGWRTGEVKPLIYAQPANGIIDSEHFVFRAEAVEYVGPPTERNESDRIEWIPLSDLRGMIDRREIVSSGSLVGVLYLLLDEAGI comes from the coding sequence ATGCAGTGGAAGATCCACGGGGAACGTCCGATCTATGAGAACCCCTGGGTGAACGTTTGGCTGGTTGATGTCGAGCAGCCTGACGGGCGCCGTTGGGAACATCACGTGCTGAAGCTGCGGCACTTGGCTGTGACCGCTGTGGTCAACAGCGAGAAGCAGGTTCTCATGATGTGGCGGCACCGCTTCATCACCGACTCGTGGGCGTGGGAACTGCCCATGGGCCTGATCGAGGAGGACGAGACTCCGGCTGAGGCTGCGGCTCGTGAGGCGCTGGAGGAGACGGGCTGGCGGACCGGAGAGGTCAAGCCGCTCATCTACGCTCAGCCGGCGAACGGGATCATCGACTCTGAGCACTTCGTCTTCCGGGCCGAGGCCGTCGAGTACGTGGGGCCACCGACCGAGCGCAACGAGTCGGACAGGATCGAGTGGATTCCCCTGTCCGACCTGCGCGGCATGATCGACCGCCGCGAGATCGTCAGCAGCGGGTCGCTGGTCGGCGTGCTTTACCTGTTGCTCGATGAGGCGGGCATCTGA
- a CDS encoding ABC transporter permease, which yields MATTTGTLWRRLRADRTALAGLAVAALLVLIAVAAPLISALEGQNPTTFHNELIDSATGGVPIGPFGGASARHWLGVEPGTGRDLLSRLVYGAQISLAVALGATLVQSLLGLLLGLAAGLGNRLADTVLSRAMDLVIAFPGLVFAISLMAVVPGGFPRPVLLMLVLGVLGWGGTARLVRGQVLTLRGLDHVAAARLGGARPWRIARREILPALGAPVITYAALLLPANVTAEAGLSFLGVGVRPPTASWGQMLASASTWFQADPTFVLLPSLLLFATVLGFTLLGEGVRVALDPRAVSRVRRPGHRPRAVPERTNP from the coding sequence GTGGCGACGACCACCGGCACGCTCTGGCGCCGGCTGCGCGCCGACCGGACGGCGCTGGCCGGCCTGGCGGTGGCCGCCCTGCTGGTGCTGATCGCGGTGGCCGCCCCGCTGATCAGCGCCCTGGAGGGGCAGAACCCGACGACCTTCCACAACGAGCTGATCGACTCCGCCACCGGCGGGGTCCCGATCGGCCCGTTCGGCGGCGCCAGCGCCCGGCACTGGCTGGGCGTGGAGCCGGGCACCGGGCGCGACCTGCTCTCCCGGCTGGTCTACGGCGCCCAGATCTCGCTCGCGGTGGCGCTCGGCGCCACCCTGGTGCAGAGCCTGCTGGGGCTGCTGCTGGGCCTGGCGGCCGGGCTCGGCAACCGGCTGGCCGACACCGTGCTGAGCCGCGCGATGGACCTGGTCATCGCCTTCCCCGGCCTGGTCTTCGCGATCTCGCTGATGGCCGTGGTGCCCGGCGGCTTCCCCCGTCCGGTGCTGCTGATGCTGGTGCTCGGGGTGCTGGGCTGGGGCGGTACCGCCCGCCTGGTGCGCGGTCAGGTGCTCACCCTGCGCGGGCTCGACCACGTGGCGGCGGCCAGGCTCGGCGGCGCCCGGCCCTGGCGGATCGCGCGCCGCGAGATCCTGCCCGCGCTCGGCGCCCCGGTGATCACCTACGCGGCGCTGCTGCTGCCGGCCAACGTCACCGCCGAGGCCGGGCTCTCCTTCCTCGGGGTGGGGGTGCGACCGCCCACCGCCTCCTGGGGCCAGATGCTCGCCAGTGCCAGCACCTGGTTCCAGGCCGATCCGACCTTCGTGCTGCTGCCCTCGCTGCTGCTCTTCGCCACCGTGCTCGGCTTCACGCTGCTCGGCGAGGGCGTGCGGGTCGCGCTCGACCCGCGGGCGGTGTCCCGGGTGCGGCGCCCGGGACACCGCCCGCGCGCCGTCCCGGAGAGGACGAACCCGTGA
- a CDS encoding ABC transporter substrate-binding protein yields the protein MSLPSTADRPRSAFSGKRSLLPAAAGLVLLAGLTTSCGGAAGGKASAAFDPATCQGGTLTVLAHVGQGKFDPAELYTSGGGKVPTLVFRTLTTRDHTTDGPNGAKVVPDLATDTGEPSQDATVWTYHLKPGLKFEDGTPIRSADIKYGIERSFAPELPGGPPYLRDWLIGGEQYQGPYKGGGDLASIETPDDSTIIFKLTKPEGDFPYLATATQFAPVPKDKDTGTDYQKHPISSGPYEVVSNDNGKQMVLARNPYWSRGIDDQRLACPDKIVYTSGLDQSVINQRLMASSGDDARAVSGDTDIDAGVLARLNSDSALRKRVAVGTFGETYYLAFNPKVKPFDNPLVRQAISYAVDRQAVINAVGGTAVAKPATTFLPDQPAFGYTPYDYFPAGADGDPAKAKQVLAQAGYPNGLSITLSHDTGTPETGPSVATAVQQALAKAGITVGLDPSADDDYDTKIQTPAQEPGFFLSGWGADWPSGGPFLAPIFDGRQILSEGGNFNTAQLDDPQVNAQIDAANRLTDPAQSAKAWGQLDAELGKQAWLVPLFHPVYQRLFGTAVKNAYVSQWNGVYDLSRISVK from the coding sequence ATGTCCCTGCCCAGTACCGCGGATCGACCCCGAAGCGCTTTCTCCGGCAAGCGCAGTCTCCTTCCAGCGGCGGCCGGACTCGTCCTGCTCGCCGGCCTGACCACCTCCTGCGGTGGTGCGGCCGGGGGCAAGGCGAGCGCCGCCTTCGATCCCGCCACCTGCCAGGGCGGCACGCTGACCGTCCTGGCCCACGTCGGGCAGGGCAAGTTCGACCCGGCGGAGCTCTACACCTCGGGCGGCGGCAAGGTGCCGACCCTGGTGTTCCGCACCCTCACCACCCGCGACCACACCACCGACGGCCCGAACGGCGCCAAGGTCGTCCCGGACCTGGCCACCGACACCGGCGAGCCCAGCCAGGACGCCACGGTGTGGACCTACCACCTCAAGCCGGGGCTGAAGTTCGAGGACGGCACGCCGATCCGCTCGGCGGACATCAAGTACGGCATCGAGCGTTCCTTCGCCCCCGAGCTGCCCGGCGGCCCGCCCTACCTGCGGGACTGGCTGATCGGCGGCGAGCAGTACCAGGGCCCGTACAAGGGCGGCGGCGACCTCGCCTCGATCGAGACCCCGGACGACTCCACCATCATCTTCAAACTCACCAAGCCCGAGGGCGACTTCCCCTACCTGGCCACCGCCACCCAGTTCGCGCCGGTGCCCAAGGACAAGGACACCGGCACCGACTACCAGAAGCACCCGATCTCCTCGGGGCCCTACGAGGTGGTCAGCAACGACAACGGCAAGCAGATGGTGCTGGCCCGCAATCCGTACTGGTCGCGCGGCATCGACGACCAGCGGCTCGCCTGCCCCGACAAGATCGTCTACACCTCGGGGCTGGACCAGTCGGTGATCAACCAGCGGCTGATGGCCAGCAGCGGTGACGACGCCCGCGCGGTCAGCGGCGACACCGACATCGACGCCGGCGTGCTGGCCCGGCTGAACAGCGACTCGGCGCTGCGCAAGCGGGTGGCGGTCGGCACCTTCGGTGAGACCTACTACCTGGCCTTCAACCCGAAGGTGAAGCCCTTCGACAACCCCCTGGTGCGGCAGGCGATTTCGTATGCCGTCGACCGGCAGGCGGTGATCAACGCGGTCGGCGGCACCGCGGTGGCCAAGCCCGCCACCACCTTCCTGCCCGACCAGCCCGCCTTCGGTTACACGCCCTACGACTACTTCCCGGCCGGTGCCGACGGCGACCCGGCCAAGGCCAAGCAGGTGCTGGCGCAGGCGGGTTACCCGAACGGCCTGAGCATCACGCTGAGCCACGACACCGGAACTCCGGAGACCGGCCCGAGTGTTGCCACCGCGGTCCAGCAGGCGCTGGCCAAGGCGGGGATCACGGTGGGCCTCGATCCGTCCGCGGACGACGACTACGACACCAAGATCCAGACGCCCGCCCAGGAACCCGGCTTCTTCCTCTCCGGCTGGGGCGCCGACTGGCCCTCCGGCGGCCCGTTCCTGGCACCGATCTTCGACGGGCGCCAGATCCTCTCCGAGGGCGGCAACTTCAACACCGCCCAGCTCGACGACCCGCAGGTGAACGCCCAGATCGACGCCGCCAACCGGCTCACCGACCCGGCGCAGTCCGCCAAGGCCTGGGGGCAGCTGGACGCCGAACTGGGCAAGCAGGCCTGGCTGGTGCCGCTCTTCCACCCGGTCTACCAGCGCCTGTTCGGCACGGCGGTGAAGAACGCCTACGTCAGCCAGTGGAACGGCGTCTACGACCTGTCCCGGATCTCGGTGAAGTAG